The following are encoded together in the Triticum dicoccoides isolate Atlit2015 ecotype Zavitan chromosome 6B, WEW_v2.0, whole genome shotgun sequence genome:
- the LOC119321104 gene encoding receptor kinase-like protein Xa21: MAIAALPLLLVAVFFLACSVATHALPGAPEPAAAAASVADYNALLSFRSLVRGDPSRALASWTSSAHNGSAPAPCQWRGVSCGTRGRRRGRVVALDLPGLGLLGTLTPALANLTHLRRLHLPGNRLQGALPPELGRLRELNHLNLSDNAIGGRLPPSLSRCRRLKTVLLHTNKLQGHIPPELFGSLRSLEVLNLGQNRLTGGIPSGIGGLVNLKLLVLEFNNLTGDIPWQVGSLASLVGLGLASNQLSGSIPASLGNLSALTALTAFSNRLSGSIPSSLQGLSSLSTLHLEDNSLGGTIPSWLGNLSSLASLNLQSNGFVGRIPESIGNLGLLEAVSFAENKLVGKIPDAIGNLHALAELYLNNNELEGPLPLSVFNLSSLEMLNIQHNNLTGGFPLDMGDTMTSLQSFLVSDNQFHGVIPPSLCNASMLQMVQTVNNFLSGTIPQCLGARQEMLSVVNFAGNQLEATNDAEWGFLASLTNCSNMILVDVSDNKLQGVLPKSIGNLSTQMEFLGIASNSIAGTITESVGNFINLDELHMENNLLQGTIPASLGKLTKLNRLSLSNNNLSGSIPVALGNLTKLTTLLLSTNALSGAIPSALSNCPLEQLDLSYNNLSGPTPKELFLISSLSSTMYLAHNSLTGTLPSEVGNLRNLGELDLSDNMISGKIPTNIGECRSLQYLNLSGNHLDGTIPLSLGQLRGLLVLDLSRNNLSGSIPEFLGTMKGLASLNLSSNDFEGEVPEDGIFLNATATSVMGNNALCGGIPQLKLKMCSSPTKRRISSKLLMIIAAGAGILLVILSAMFVLCKRGRLRRAKPQITLPNDKYIRVSYAELAKATDGFTSENLIGVGSFGAVYKGRMEISGQQVVVAVKVLNLQHAGASRSFDAECEALRCIRHRNLVKVITVCSSINSQGGDFKALVFEFLPNGNLDQWLHKHIEEDDEPKMLDVIERLQIAIHVASALDYLHHQKPFPIVHCNLKPSNIILDNDMVAHVGDFGLARFLHDGHNDKSETPTSSRTAIRGTIGYVAPEYGLGNEASVHGDVYSYGILLLEMFTGKRPTSSEFGEVLSLHKHVQMALPDQAATVIDQDLLKAESNGKGTEGGYHSSEDMRISCIVSILQVGISCSKETPTERIQIGDALRELQIIRDKFYAH, translated from the exons ATGGCAATTGCAGCACTGCCCCTCCTTCTCGTCGCCGTCTTCTTCCTCGCGTGCTCCGTCGCCACTCACGCGCTGCCCGGCGCACCGGAGCCCGCTGCCGCTGCTGCCAGCGTCGCGGATTACAACGCGCTGCTCTCCTTCAGGTCGCTCGTGCGGGGCGACCCGTCACGGGCCCTGGCGTCATGGACGAGCAGCGCCCACAACGGGTCCGCGCCAGCGCCGTGCCAGTGGCGCGGCGTGTCCTGCGGCACGAggggccgccgccgcggccgggTCGTCGCGCTGGACCTCCCCGGGCTCGGCCTCCTCGGCACGCTCACCCCGGCGCTGGCCAACCTCACGCACCTGAGGCGGCTCCACCTCCCCGGCAACCGCCTCCAGGGCGCGCTGCCGCCGGAGCTCGGCCGCCTGCGCGAGCTCAACCACCTCAACCTCAGCGACAACGCCATCGGGGGCCGCCTCCCGCCGTCGCTCTCCCGCTGCAGGCGGCTCAAGACCGTCCTGCTCCACACCAACAAGCTGCAGGGGCACATCCCGCCGGAGCTGTTCGGCTCGCTTCGGAGCCTCGAGGTGCTCAACCTCGGCCAGAACAGGCTCACAGGAGGCATCCCTTCCGGCATCGGCGGCCTCGTCAACCTCAAGCTGCTGGTCCTGGAGTTCAACAACCTGACAGGGGATATCCCATGGCAGGTCGGCAGCCTCGCCAGCCTCGTCGGCCTCGGCCTCGCGTCCAACCAGCTGTCAGGCTCCATCCCCGCCTCGCTGGGGAACCTGTCGGCGCTGACCGCTCTCACCGCCTTCTCGAACCGGCTGTCGGGGAGCATACCCTCCTCATTACAGGGCCTGTCATCCCTCAGCACGCTCCATTTGGAAGACAACAGCCTTGGAGGAACCATCCCTTCTTGGCTAGGCAACCTCTCGTCGCTGGCATCCTTAAACCTCCAGAGCAACGGCTTTGTGGGGCGCATCCCGGAGTCTATAGGGAACCTTGGGTTGCTTGAAGCCGTTTCGTTCGCGGAGAACAAGCTTGTCGGCAAGATCCCGGACGCCATTGGGAACCTCCATGCCCTCGCTGAGCTTTACCTAAACAACAATGAGCTAGAAGGCCCTCTGCCACTCTCAGttttcaacctctcctcccttgagATGCTCAACATCCAGCACAACAACCTCACCGGGGGCTTTCCGCTTGACATGGGCGACACGATGACGAGTCTCCAGTCCTTTCTTGTGTCTGATAACCAGTTTCATGGCGTGATCCCGCCGTCCTTGTGCAATGCCTCCATGCTCCAGATGGTTCAGACAGTAAACAACTTCCTGTCAGGAACGATCCCGCAGTGCCTGGGGGCTCGCCAAGAGATGCTCTCTGTGGTGAACTTTGCGGGGAATCAGCTTGAAGCAACCAACGATGCTGAATGGGGCTTCCTGGCCAGTCTGACCAACTGCAGCAATATGATATTGGTGGATGTTAGTGACAACAAGCTCCAAGGCGTGCTACCGAAATCAATCGGCAATTTGTCGACACAGATGGAGTTTCTTGGCATTGCATCCAACAGCATAGCAGGGACGATAACTGAATCGGTAGGGAACTTCATCAACCTGGATGAACTTCACATGGAAAATAATCTTCTCCAGGGCACCATCCCAGCATCTCTCGGCAAGCTTACGAAGTTGAATCGGTTGTCTCTGTCAAATAACAACTTGTCAGGATCCATCCCTGTGGCTCTTGGAAATCTTACAAAGCTTACAACCCTTCTGCTTAGTACTAATGCGCTCAGTGGAGCCATCCCTTCTGCTCTCAGCAACTGTCCTTTAGAGCAGCTGGATCTTTCTTACAACAATCTTTCCGGCCCAACGCCTAaggagcttttcctcatctcaagctTGTCGAGTACCATGTATCTTGCACACAATTCACTGACTGGGACTTTGCCTTCAGAAGTGGGAAATCTCAGGAATCTAGGTGAACTTGACCTCTCTGACAATATGATCTCAGGAAAGATTCCTACAAATATTGGGGAGTGTCGAAGCTTACAGTACCTCAATTTATCTGGGAACCATCTCGACGGGACAATTCCGCTGTCACTAGGACAGTTACGGGGCCTCCTAGTGCTTGATCTTTCTCGGAATAATTTATCTGGGAGCATTCCTGAGTTCCTCGGAACCATGAAAGGTCTTGCTAGTTTGAATCTCTCTTCCAATGATTTTGAAGGTGAAGTTCCGGAAGACGGAATATTCCTCAATGCAACTGCAACCTCAGTCATGGGAAACAATGCTCTATGTGGTGGGATCCCTCAACTCAAGTTGAAAATGTGCTCCAGTCCCACTAAAAGGAGAATATCTTCAAAGCTTCTCATGATTATTGCAGCAGGCGCCGGAATTCTGTTGGTCATACTATCCGCAATGTTTGTGTTATGTAAAAGAGGCAGGCTTAGAAGAGCAAAGCCACAGATAACTCTCCCCAATGACAAATACATCAGAGTTTCTTATGCTGAATTGGCCAAGGCAACAGATGGTTTCACATCCGAGAACCTCATCGGGGTTGGCAGCTTTGGTGCAGTGTACAAGGGAAGAATGGAAATCTCTGGCCAACAAGTGGTGGTGGCAGTGAAGGTACTGAACCTGCAGCATGCTGGCGCATCCCGAAGTTTCGATGCGGAATGTGAGGCTTTGAGATGTATTCGCCACCGTAACCTTGTGAAGGTTATAACAGTGTGCTCAAGTATTAACTCCCAAGGTGGCGACTTCAAGGCTCTTGTGTTTGAGTTTCTGCCAAATGGAAATCTAGACCAGTGGCTACACAAGCATATCGAGGAAGATGATGAACCCAAGATGCTAGATGTCATTGAAAGACTTCAGATAGCCATCCACGTGGCTTCTGCGCTTGACTATTTACATCATCAGAAGCCGTTTCCAATTGTTCACTGCAACCTCAAGCCAAGCAATATTATCCTCGACAACGACATGGTTGCTCATGTCGGTGATTTTGGGCTTGCAAGGTTCCTACATGACGGACATAATGACAAGTCAGAGACACCAACTAGTAGTCGGACCGCAATAAGAGGAACAATTGGTTATGTGGCTCCAG AATATGGACTTGGCAATGAAGCTTCAGTCCATGGTGATGTCTACAGCTACGGTATACTGCTGCTCGAGATGTTCACCGGTAAAAGACCCACAAGTTCTGAAttcggagaagtgcttagccttcATAAGCACGTACAAATGGCACTGCCAGACCAAGCGGCTACTGTCATTGACCAAGACCTATTAAAAGCAGAAAGTAATGGCAAAGGGACAGAAGGGGGGTATCACAGCAGTGAAGACATGAGAATTAGTTGCATCGTCTCGATTCTGCAGGTTGGAATTTCATGCTCCAAGGAGACGCCAACTGAACGCATTCAAATTGGAGATGCATTGAGAGAGTTGCAGATAATCAGAGATAAGTTTTACGCGCATTAG
- the LOC119324066 gene encoding probable histone deacetylase 19 isoform X2 has product MDPSSAGAGGNSLPSVGPDGQKRRVCYFYDSEVGNYYYGQGHPMKPHRIRMTHSLLAQYGLLDQMQVLRPNPARDRDLCRFHADDYISFLRSVTPETQQDQIRALKRFNVGEDCPVFDGLYSFCQTYAGASVGGAVKLNHGLDIAINWSGGLHHAKKCEASGFCYVNDIVLAILELLKHHQRVLYVDIDIHHGDGVEEAFYTTDRVMTVSFHKFGDYFPGTGDVRDIGHSKGKYYSLNVPLDDGIDDESYQSLFKPIMAKVMEVFQPGAVVLQCGADSLSGDRLGCFNLSIRGHAECVKYMRSFNVPLLLLGGGGYTIRNVARCWCYETGVALGQELEDKMPVNEYYEYFGPDYTLHVAPSNMENKNTRYELDNIRTKLLDNLSKLRHAPSVQFQERPPDTEFPEPDEDEDDQDERHDDPDSDMEMDYHTPLEDSARRITIQGTRVKRESAGAETKDQQDGSRVTGEHRGPEPMAEDMGPSKQAHVDANAMTVDEPGIVKTESGSSTKLPDPPAIYQKP; this is encoded by the exons aTGGACCCTTCCTCGGCCGGCGCTGGCGGCAACTCGCTGCCGTCGGTCGGCCCCGACGGGCAGAAGCGGCGCGTGTGCTACTTCTACGACTCGGAGGTGGGCAACTACTACTACGGGCAGGGCCACCCGATGAAGCCGCACCGCATCCGCATGACCCACTCGCTGCTGGCGCAGTACGGCCTCCTCGACCAGATGCAGGTGCTGCGCCCCAACCCCGCccgcgaccgcgacctctgccgctTCCACGCCGACGACTACATCTCCTTCCTCCGCTCCGTCACGCCCGAGACGCAGCAGGACCAGATCCGGGCCCTCAAGCGCTTCAACGTCGGCGAGGACTGCCCCGTCTTCGACGGCCTCTACAGCTTCTGCCAGACCTACGCGGGGGCCTCCGTCGGCGGCGCCGTCAAGCTCAACCACGGCCTTGACATCGCCATCAACTGGTCGGGGGGCCTGCACCACGCGAAGAAGTGCGAGGCCTCAGGGTTCTGCTACGTCAACGACATCGTACTCGCCATACTCGAGCTCCTCAAGCACCACCAG CGAGTTCTCTATGTCGATATTGATATCCACCATGGTGACGGAGTTGAGGAGGCATTCTACACGACAGACAGGGTTATGACAGTCTCATTCCACAAGTTTGGGGATTATTTCCCAGGTACAGGGGATGTCCGTGATATTGGGCATTCAAAAGGAAAGTATTACTCCCTTAATGTCCCTCTGGATGATGGGATTGACGACGAAAGCTACCAGTCCCTGTTTAAGCCTATAATGGCCAAAGTTATGGAGGTTTTCCAGCCTGGTGCAGTTGTTCTTCAATGTGGCGCCGATTCGTTATCTGGGGATAGGTTGGGTTGCTTCAATCTTTCGATCAGAGGTCATGCAGAATGCGTGAAGTACATGAGGTCTTTCAATGTTCCATTGttgcttcttggcggtggtggctatACCATAAGAAATGTCGCACGATGTTGGTGTTATGAG ACAGGAGTTGCACTTGGCCAAGAGCTCGAGGATAAGATGCCTGTCAATGAGTACTATGAATACTTCGGTCCAGATTACACTCTTCATGTGGCACCAAGTAACATGGAGAACAAAAATACACGCTACGAACTGGATAATATAAGAACCAAACTTCTTGACAATCTTTCAAAACTTCGACATGCCCCTAGCGTTCAGTTTCAAGAGCGACCTCCTGATACTGAGTTCCCTGAG CCGGATGAAGATGAAGACGATCAGGATGAAAGGCATGATGACCCTGATTCTGATATGGAAATGGATTATCACACACCTTTGGAAGACTCAGCAag GAGAATCACTATTCAAGGTACAAGAGTTAAGAGAGAATCAGCTGGAGCTGAGACAAAAGATCAG CAGGATGGTAGCAGAGTAACAGGTGAACATAGAGGACCAGAACCTATGGCAGAAGACATGGGTCCCTCCAAGCAAGCTCAT GTCGACGCTAATGCCATGACCGTGGATGAGCCCGGAATTGTCAAGACCGAATCAGGAAGCTCTACCAAGTTGCCTGACCCACCAGCCATCTACCAGAAGCCATGA
- the LOC119324066 gene encoding probable histone deacetylase 19 isoform X1, translated as MDPSSAGAGGNSLPSVGPDGQKRRVCYFYDSEVGNYYYGQGHPMKPHRIRMTHSLLAQYGLLDQMQVLRPNPARDRDLCRFHADDYISFLRSVTPETQQDQIRALKRFNVGEDCPVFDGLYSFCQTYAGASVGGAVKLNHGLDIAINWSGGLHHAKKCEASGFCYVNDIVLAILELLKHHQRVLYVDIDIHHGDGVEEAFYTTDRVMTVSFHKFGDYFPGTGDVRDIGHSKGKYYSLNVPLDDGIDDESYQSLFKPIMAKVMEVFQPGAVVLQCGADSLSGDRLGCFNLSIRGHAECVKYMRSFNVPLLLLGGGGYTIRNVARCWCYETGVALGQELEDKMPVNEYYEYFGPDYTLHVAPSNMENKNTRYELDNIRTKLLDNLSKLRHAPSVQFQERPPDTEFPEPDEDEDDQDERHDDPDSDMEMDYHTPLEDSARRITIQGTRVKRESAGAETKDQQDGSRVTGEHRGPEPMAEDMGPSKQAHQVDANAMTVDEPGIVKTESGSSTKLPDPPAIYQKP; from the exons aTGGACCCTTCCTCGGCCGGCGCTGGCGGCAACTCGCTGCCGTCGGTCGGCCCCGACGGGCAGAAGCGGCGCGTGTGCTACTTCTACGACTCGGAGGTGGGCAACTACTACTACGGGCAGGGCCACCCGATGAAGCCGCACCGCATCCGCATGACCCACTCGCTGCTGGCGCAGTACGGCCTCCTCGACCAGATGCAGGTGCTGCGCCCCAACCCCGCccgcgaccgcgacctctgccgctTCCACGCCGACGACTACATCTCCTTCCTCCGCTCCGTCACGCCCGAGACGCAGCAGGACCAGATCCGGGCCCTCAAGCGCTTCAACGTCGGCGAGGACTGCCCCGTCTTCGACGGCCTCTACAGCTTCTGCCAGACCTACGCGGGGGCCTCCGTCGGCGGCGCCGTCAAGCTCAACCACGGCCTTGACATCGCCATCAACTGGTCGGGGGGCCTGCACCACGCGAAGAAGTGCGAGGCCTCAGGGTTCTGCTACGTCAACGACATCGTACTCGCCATACTCGAGCTCCTCAAGCACCACCAG CGAGTTCTCTATGTCGATATTGATATCCACCATGGTGACGGAGTTGAGGAGGCATTCTACACGACAGACAGGGTTATGACAGTCTCATTCCACAAGTTTGGGGATTATTTCCCAGGTACAGGGGATGTCCGTGATATTGGGCATTCAAAAGGAAAGTATTACTCCCTTAATGTCCCTCTGGATGATGGGATTGACGACGAAAGCTACCAGTCCCTGTTTAAGCCTATAATGGCCAAAGTTATGGAGGTTTTCCAGCCTGGTGCAGTTGTTCTTCAATGTGGCGCCGATTCGTTATCTGGGGATAGGTTGGGTTGCTTCAATCTTTCGATCAGAGGTCATGCAGAATGCGTGAAGTACATGAGGTCTTTCAATGTTCCATTGttgcttcttggcggtggtggctatACCATAAGAAATGTCGCACGATGTTGGTGTTATGAG ACAGGAGTTGCACTTGGCCAAGAGCTCGAGGATAAGATGCCTGTCAATGAGTACTATGAATACTTCGGTCCAGATTACACTCTTCATGTGGCACCAAGTAACATGGAGAACAAAAATACACGCTACGAACTGGATAATATAAGAACCAAACTTCTTGACAATCTTTCAAAACTTCGACATGCCCCTAGCGTTCAGTTTCAAGAGCGACCTCCTGATACTGAGTTCCCTGAG CCGGATGAAGATGAAGACGATCAGGATGAAAGGCATGATGACCCTGATTCTGATATGGAAATGGATTATCACACACCTTTGGAAGACTCAGCAag GAGAATCACTATTCAAGGTACAAGAGTTAAGAGAGAATCAGCTGGAGCTGAGACAAAAGATCAG CAGGATGGTAGCAGAGTAACAGGTGAACATAGAGGACCAGAACCTATGGCAGAAGACATGGGTCCCTCCAAGCAAGCTCAT CAGGTCGACGCTAATGCCATGACCGTGGATGAGCCCGGAATTGTCAAGACCGAATCAGGAAGCTCTACCAAGTTGCCTGACCCACCAGCCATCTACCAGAAGCCATGA
- the LOC119324066 gene encoding probable histone deacetylase 19 isoform X3 encodes MDPSSAGAGGNSLPSVGPDGQKRRVCYFYDSEVGNYYYGQGHPMKPHRIRMTHSLLAQYGLLDQMQVLRPNPARDRDLCRFHADDYISFLRSVTPETQQDQIRALKRFNVGEDCPVFDGLYSFCQTYAGASVGGAVKLNHGLDIAINWSGGLHHAKKCEASGFCYVNDIVLAILELLKHHQRVLYVDIDIHHGDGVEEAFYTTDRVMTVSFHKFGDYFPGTGDVRDIGHSKGKYYSLNVPLDDGIDDESYQSLFKPIMAKVMEVFQPGAVVLQCGADSLSGDRLGCFNLSIRGHAECVKYMRSFNVPLLLLGGGGYTIRNVARCWCYETGVALGQELEDKMPVNEYYEYFGPDYTLHVAPSNMENKNTRYELDNIRTKLLDNLSKLRHAPSVQFQERPPDTEFPEPDEDEDDQDERHDDPDSDMEMDYHTPLEDSARRITIQGTRVKRESAGAETKDQDGSRVTGEHRGPEPMAEDMGPSKQAHQVDANAMTVDEPGIVKTESGSSTKLPDPPAIYQKP; translated from the exons aTGGACCCTTCCTCGGCCGGCGCTGGCGGCAACTCGCTGCCGTCGGTCGGCCCCGACGGGCAGAAGCGGCGCGTGTGCTACTTCTACGACTCGGAGGTGGGCAACTACTACTACGGGCAGGGCCACCCGATGAAGCCGCACCGCATCCGCATGACCCACTCGCTGCTGGCGCAGTACGGCCTCCTCGACCAGATGCAGGTGCTGCGCCCCAACCCCGCccgcgaccgcgacctctgccgctTCCACGCCGACGACTACATCTCCTTCCTCCGCTCCGTCACGCCCGAGACGCAGCAGGACCAGATCCGGGCCCTCAAGCGCTTCAACGTCGGCGAGGACTGCCCCGTCTTCGACGGCCTCTACAGCTTCTGCCAGACCTACGCGGGGGCCTCCGTCGGCGGCGCCGTCAAGCTCAACCACGGCCTTGACATCGCCATCAACTGGTCGGGGGGCCTGCACCACGCGAAGAAGTGCGAGGCCTCAGGGTTCTGCTACGTCAACGACATCGTACTCGCCATACTCGAGCTCCTCAAGCACCACCAG CGAGTTCTCTATGTCGATATTGATATCCACCATGGTGACGGAGTTGAGGAGGCATTCTACACGACAGACAGGGTTATGACAGTCTCATTCCACAAGTTTGGGGATTATTTCCCAGGTACAGGGGATGTCCGTGATATTGGGCATTCAAAAGGAAAGTATTACTCCCTTAATGTCCCTCTGGATGATGGGATTGACGACGAAAGCTACCAGTCCCTGTTTAAGCCTATAATGGCCAAAGTTATGGAGGTTTTCCAGCCTGGTGCAGTTGTTCTTCAATGTGGCGCCGATTCGTTATCTGGGGATAGGTTGGGTTGCTTCAATCTTTCGATCAGAGGTCATGCAGAATGCGTGAAGTACATGAGGTCTTTCAATGTTCCATTGttgcttcttggcggtggtggctatACCATAAGAAATGTCGCACGATGTTGGTGTTATGAG ACAGGAGTTGCACTTGGCCAAGAGCTCGAGGATAAGATGCCTGTCAATGAGTACTATGAATACTTCGGTCCAGATTACACTCTTCATGTGGCACCAAGTAACATGGAGAACAAAAATACACGCTACGAACTGGATAATATAAGAACCAAACTTCTTGACAATCTTTCAAAACTTCGACATGCCCCTAGCGTTCAGTTTCAAGAGCGACCTCCTGATACTGAGTTCCCTGAG CCGGATGAAGATGAAGACGATCAGGATGAAAGGCATGATGACCCTGATTCTGATATGGAAATGGATTATCACACACCTTTGGAAGACTCAGCAag GAGAATCACTATTCAAGGTACAAGAGTTAAGAGAGAATCAGCTGGAGCTGAGACAAAAGATCAG GATGGTAGCAGAGTAACAGGTGAACATAGAGGACCAGAACCTATGGCAGAAGACATGGGTCCCTCCAAGCAAGCTCAT CAGGTCGACGCTAATGCCATGACCGTGGATGAGCCCGGAATTGTCAAGACCGAATCAGGAAGCTCTACCAAGTTGCCTGACCCACCAGCCATCTACCAGAAGCCATGA
- the LOC119324066 gene encoding probable histone deacetylase 19 isoform X4, whose protein sequence is MDPSSAGAGGNSLPSVGPDGQKRRVCYFYDSEVGNYYYGQGHPMKPHRIRMTHSLLAQYGLLDQMQVLRPNPARDRDLCRFHADDYISFLRSVTPETQQDQIRALKRFNVGEDCPVFDGLYSFCQTYAGASVGGAVKLNHGLDIAINWSGGLHHAKKCEASGFCYVNDIVLAILELLKHHQRVLYVDIDIHHGDGVEEAFYTTDRVMTVSFHKFGDYFPGTGDVRDIGHSKGKYYSLNVPLDDGIDDESYQSLFKPIMAKVMEVFQPGAVVLQCGADSLSGDRLGCFNLSIRGHAECVKYMRSFNVPLLLLGGGGYTIRNVARCWCYETGVALGQELEDKMPVNEYYEYFGPDYTLHVAPSNMENKNTRYELDNIRTKLLDNLSKLRHAPSVQFQERPPDTEFPEPDEDEDDQDERHDDPDSDMEMDYHTPLEDSARRITIQGTRVKRESAGAETKDQDGSRVTGEHRGPEPMAEDMGPSKQAHVDANAMTVDEPGIVKTESGSSTKLPDPPAIYQKP, encoded by the exons aTGGACCCTTCCTCGGCCGGCGCTGGCGGCAACTCGCTGCCGTCGGTCGGCCCCGACGGGCAGAAGCGGCGCGTGTGCTACTTCTACGACTCGGAGGTGGGCAACTACTACTACGGGCAGGGCCACCCGATGAAGCCGCACCGCATCCGCATGACCCACTCGCTGCTGGCGCAGTACGGCCTCCTCGACCAGATGCAGGTGCTGCGCCCCAACCCCGCccgcgaccgcgacctctgccgctTCCACGCCGACGACTACATCTCCTTCCTCCGCTCCGTCACGCCCGAGACGCAGCAGGACCAGATCCGGGCCCTCAAGCGCTTCAACGTCGGCGAGGACTGCCCCGTCTTCGACGGCCTCTACAGCTTCTGCCAGACCTACGCGGGGGCCTCCGTCGGCGGCGCCGTCAAGCTCAACCACGGCCTTGACATCGCCATCAACTGGTCGGGGGGCCTGCACCACGCGAAGAAGTGCGAGGCCTCAGGGTTCTGCTACGTCAACGACATCGTACTCGCCATACTCGAGCTCCTCAAGCACCACCAG CGAGTTCTCTATGTCGATATTGATATCCACCATGGTGACGGAGTTGAGGAGGCATTCTACACGACAGACAGGGTTATGACAGTCTCATTCCACAAGTTTGGGGATTATTTCCCAGGTACAGGGGATGTCCGTGATATTGGGCATTCAAAAGGAAAGTATTACTCCCTTAATGTCCCTCTGGATGATGGGATTGACGACGAAAGCTACCAGTCCCTGTTTAAGCCTATAATGGCCAAAGTTATGGAGGTTTTCCAGCCTGGTGCAGTTGTTCTTCAATGTGGCGCCGATTCGTTATCTGGGGATAGGTTGGGTTGCTTCAATCTTTCGATCAGAGGTCATGCAGAATGCGTGAAGTACATGAGGTCTTTCAATGTTCCATTGttgcttcttggcggtggtggctatACCATAAGAAATGTCGCACGATGTTGGTGTTATGAG ACAGGAGTTGCACTTGGCCAAGAGCTCGAGGATAAGATGCCTGTCAATGAGTACTATGAATACTTCGGTCCAGATTACACTCTTCATGTGGCACCAAGTAACATGGAGAACAAAAATACACGCTACGAACTGGATAATATAAGAACCAAACTTCTTGACAATCTTTCAAAACTTCGACATGCCCCTAGCGTTCAGTTTCAAGAGCGACCTCCTGATACTGAGTTCCCTGAG CCGGATGAAGATGAAGACGATCAGGATGAAAGGCATGATGACCCTGATTCTGATATGGAAATGGATTATCACACACCTTTGGAAGACTCAGCAag GAGAATCACTATTCAAGGTACAAGAGTTAAGAGAGAATCAGCTGGAGCTGAGACAAAAGATCAG GATGGTAGCAGAGTAACAGGTGAACATAGAGGACCAGAACCTATGGCAGAAGACATGGGTCCCTCCAAGCAAGCTCAT GTCGACGCTAATGCCATGACCGTGGATGAGCCCGGAATTGTCAAGACCGAATCAGGAAGCTCTACCAAGTTGCCTGACCCACCAGCCATCTACCAGAAGCCATGA